Sequence from the Xiphophorus couchianus chromosome 23, X_couchianus-1.0, whole genome shotgun sequence genome:
CTGTTAACCAGAAAATAAGGAACCAAGTTGAAGCAACCACAGAAAAAAGGCTAATACTCAATTTATTACTTGATTATTActcaatttatttacaaatacaaTATGCTTTAGCTGTTTTATAAGCTCAGAAAATGACTCAAATAAGTAAAGCTTCAACTTGTGTATCTGTTAAGATAACCTTTAAGCtatgaagaaaacatgttatcATTTCTAACGGTTTGTGATAAACATAAactagtaaaataaatattatattatgaaTACTTCAgctttattgtatttgtttcagTGGTAAATATTACTTATTTCGTTTTATCTGTGAACTTCACTGGCTTTGATAGAGAGAAGAAAGGCACAACATTGTCTATATAAACTGTTGTCAACTATTTCTTCCTCAAATTCTGCCtatttgaagatgtttttacTCTAACTCTTAAAAAAGCCATGAAACTGCAGCTGAGTTcggttttgtgtcatttaagaaaaattgttttgcttatgaaaagattaaaaatctctCCCAGAAAAATAACAGCACGTTAATCAAACAAGATCAGTCCCTGAAATGATATAAAGATACAGTGTATGATCTTCAGATTACCTGTGCAATGAGCTCCTCATACAACATGTTTGAGTTTTCCACCTGGGAACCCAGATCTGTCACCGTGTCTGCATCCAATGATGTTACACTGCAtacaaaaactgattttagatGTGgctaaagggaaaaaaataattgcattttttattaacGGCTTAGTGGATTCATATCCACCCACCTGCCAGGCCTCTCTGCTTCCTCTAGAGGGCGCAGAAGACTTTGTGTTGAACTGACGTCATGTGAGCTCTTCTTCTGTTCCCCAACCTTCTTCTCCAAAGTGCTGACCTGATGCAGCAGAGTTTGTCTCTCCTCCATCAGACAGTCTTTGAATCTgtggaagacaaaaacaaaaaaaatccaccaatcTTTGGTCACTGACCAGATTAACTACTTTTACAATACTTTCCAGAAAGTTAAAGGTCACTTTTGCGAATGCAtagataacttttttttttctttccatgtaGATTTGCTTTTGGTGAAACAAGCAGTGACATGCAGTCAGGGACGGCAGATGAGGCACCTGTAATCCTGATAAGTAAAAATAAGACCATGCAAAGTAAAATAGATGCTAGCAATGAGGAGAGTCCACTTGAATTGTCTATACATTGATTTTATTATTggtaatttcaacatttttatggcCAAAATCACTGAATTTACGCACTGGCTGCTGAAATACAAGGCCAGGTTGAAACATTTAGTGCATGTCCATTGCTGTCTGTCTTTATAGCACCAAAGTACttgtttaattacacatttccTACATATGTTGACGTTACACAGTCTGTTTGATATATTTAATGAATATGAACGACTTATTTagtctttctgattggctataAATGCGCAGTGAAATGGCGGCTGAGACAGAAAGTACCATGCCTCCCtgatagggggcagtgtagatACAACAAGTGCTCTTCTTCAATGCAttgaaaagaatgaaaacagtCGGGGATGAAAAATACAGACGGAGCAAAACCATTCTGGGTCGTCGCTCTCTTTGGCTGccagatttttgaaaattaaaggaaaatgagaaacaacaaaatgacagaGATATTTGTAGAGAAGGATGGGTGCATGAACATCATATGACATAAAGGTAAGATCACAcacaattttcaattttaatcagaaaagtGAGAAATCTGCCAAGggaaacattgaaaaaaaattttaaaatgtgaccttgttaaatattctttaatcTTTTCTTGCTGATATAATTAGTTATGGTTAAAATATAGCTTCTATATTAAATTTTGGATTTGTACATCCGACTTTGGTGGAGTCTGTGCCTCACCAGTCATACACGTCACCGTACATCACTGGAAACAAGTCACTTAAAGGAGTACCAGTAAAGTAGGAGATTATAAGTCAATTCATAATAAAGCCCAATCCTTCAGCCCAATCCTTCTggaattttctacaaaattctAGAAAAATGTTCTGTAGGTTCTGCAAAGTTCTATGTACCAGGAAAGATTTGAGAAGCAAAATTTGAAAGAGCGCTTTAAGGTTCTGTTCAGTCCCATGAAAGTTCTAgcattcttgtttttctgcaacttGCAATAAACCAAAGATTGTACCACATCACAGAAATTTATGTAAGctcttaatatttataaaaaatgtttgacaaattaCATGTAAAGCTTTATCTTTATTTCACATATTCCAATTTTTTAACTGCGCCTTTAAAGCGCATGAACTCGCCTTTGTTTCCCTCCAGCTCCTTCATTGTTGTGGTTTACTCTCTCCACTGtcattaattttgtttacaggcagcaggtttctgcttttattaGCCAGGAGAGCGCTGCCCAACTCCCAGCTCAGAGGaatggatttattttcagaGGTTTGGGAAAGTTAAGAAGGAACACAGTGAAATTAATAACAATCTGAAGGAAATAGAAGGATTTAGTCAGTAATGCTTCTCTAAATCTGCACATTGTTAGCATGTGCTTTTTCAGCATAATGTGTTGTCAAGACCTCTAGTCTTTAAACAAACTAAAGCATGTGTTTGCCCAACAGTTTTTTCTTACGTTAGATAcaaataatataacatttgtGAACTGATATTGGAAATAATCATGCTTTTGGCagcaattttacataaaataatatgagaatcgCAGGATTTAATTGTGttgccatgtttgttttattcatgtaaACAATCCCACCTTTTGACACAACGCATCCAGTACTTCTGTTGCTGACAGAGCCACTCGAACTGCTCTGCCGTCTCCTGCAACTTACTCAGGCTCCCTTTATTCTCCTGCTGCAGTTCCTTcacctttaaaatacattttaaataaataaatgagatcatttttatttcccccTGATACCAGGATGTGATCAAAACAATAAACTCAGGAAGCAGTGATTATTGCAAACTGCAAATATAGATTAGAATAACGACTTGTTATGCAGAAAGATGAGTGAGAGCGGCAGAGTCTGACATAATCTTCAATTCCCAGGGCTTTTGCAATATTTCCCTGGCTTGATCCCCTGCTAATAAATGATCTCATTAAGTTTTCACTGACTCTGCGGTCTGCTCCGCTGTTCTCCTGGCCATCTGCAGATGTCTCAAAGGAAAGTTAATTACATAACTGGATTGTTTGCTGCTTGATGGACTGGTTGCAGCCGAGGCCAACATGGGGCCGGTCTTTGAAGCTCACAGTAAATaacaaaaaccataaatctTCATGCTCCACAAATATACAGATGCACTAAAGCAAACCCAACACCAGTAAAGTCTGgtaagttgacttttttttttttaaatatatgtctGTGGTATAAATTTGAGTCCTGAGCATACAGGTTTCATTAGAATTACTTCCTCCATAAAACAGtctaaattaactgaaaaattGTTATTCTGCTAATTTCTGATTGTTTCATGTTGAATAACGTGTCCCTGTTCTGACATCTGCAGGGCAAGAATGGCATTGCAACTCCCACATTGATAAtccaagattttcttttcacaaaacGTGGCTTTGTTTATACAGTAAACTATTGAAACtcaatgcactgcaaaaatacaaaatgttagtttagtttagtgtTTAGTTTCTAGAGAGAATATCAGTGCACttgaagacaaaactaacttacaagtaacttttaagatACATCAGGtggttttaagttaataatttcttagtattaattttgaaaagtatttgttccattgacagattatttcagggaaaatcttgttataagtgaaatatctGGCAGTGGGCCTAGTTctgttttaagaaattattaactttGTGTCACTTGTAAgctagtttagtcttatttcaactgtactaaaatatctgcactagaaattagattaaaaatacttggtagggtttcatgtttttgcagtgtgtaaaGACTCCTAGTCTTCCTCTAAGAAtcatttctttagattttgtttccaaagataaagacttttttgggggaaaaaccTCACTGTTTAGAAAGATATACAGAAAGGATCTCACCTCCTCCAGATGAGTTTTGCGGAGGTCCTTCAGCTCTTCTGTCAGACAATCGTTGGtttcctgcagctccttcagctgCACCAGCTTACTGCTCATGACAACCACAAAACAcagatatatttgtttttcagctatGGTACCGAAGCTTCTTGTTTTCAgttaaatacaatgaaaaaataaattaaatttaacataCACACTGCTAATGTTCAATAGCTAGGAGCTAGCAGAATttgatgaaacataaaaacagtattACGTGAACTGAAGTTTATTAACAGTTGCAggtttttattactatttttatttaaagtcaagTAAATCAATAAGAAAGGTGACAACGGAGAGTGTAAGAagtccaaaatgtttttcttagggctggacaatatgtCTGCAAAACATATTATAATAAAATCGTTTCATATCAATCGACgttgataattatttatttgttttttgttttaaatatctgaaatactggtGGCGTAACCTCGTTTTCATTCCACGCcattgtttttttagtttttaagcaggtatgaggcacagtggtgaACCCTTAAATTGCTACATGTTACTCaaaaggttgttgctaggtaaccagagtgagtgagttagttgattccaccaaccttaGTTCGCTAGCCGTGaaaggttgagcagctaaagcctgtcctctgcctacatctcccagaatgctgtgcagttcttgATCAGTGTTCATTGAAATAATTGAATATTGTATGAAATGTATTATCTTTGGATATCGATCACATATCTACTGTGACTTATgtagttattgatttattttctaatcctagtttttctgaaggtttttttaaACCTGCAGTCTGGTTTTCAACTTGAATAAAGATGATCCAACCAAATCagataaaagaacaaaaccactGTGATCAGAAAGCAGTTCTTCAACTTTAAGTTAGGTACTGTTGGATCCCCcatagagaagaaaacaaagaattgaACATTTGTATCAAAACATGTGGTCTCTCCATTCCTGTTGGATATCATTACCGATCACATCAAAGGCATTTGAAAACCAGGGAtgaacagtttgttttcagaattAAGAATAAATGCTGAAAGGCTGCTGAATAAACTCTTACAGGAGCAGCATTAGAGTTCAACATGAGGCAGCAAAGAAGGCGTAAGCAAAGCAGCCTGAggttgaactaaaaaaaaaacaaaaacaaatcctgaGGTCAAACTAAAGCCTCAACATCTTGACATCAAACAAggtttttaattaatgtttgttgtgtttttaatcagattacttCTACATAAAATTCTTGACCAGAACTTCCTGGCAGGAGAGATACTGCACTATATAGAGATACTGAGATACTGatttctggttaaataaaataaaaaaggtaagaAAGACAAGTCAGAAACTGCAAAGAGTTGCAAACACATTTCTGACAGTGTCTGAATGCCTATGACACCCACAGTCTGGGAATAACACGCTCCAGCTAGGGATTTAAGAATCACAATGCatcattaaaagcaaaaataaatctaaacattaaACCTTTTGCAGATGATAGTGTCTCTTTCATCTGTATTCCCAAAAATATCAtgctatgaaaaaaatgtgacacaaatCAAACTGCAGGACTTAATTAGACAAAGCAAATGACAGCCATTTTATCtgacaattttacattttatagtttgttttaatttatttgaaaattaaagagTGTTTTAAAGCCTGTAGTTTTTTAGGGTAGCTGATTTACAGCttgattcagtttcagttttcactAAGTGGATGCgtttttctccagctgtttgaTCTTGTTTAGTTAAAACAGCTGGAGAGACACACAGGAATGTGCTGGAATCAAGCTGtgaaaattcaatatttggatGAACAGTAACAAAATGATGAAGTACTGGAGAATATATAAAAGAGAGCCAAATTtacttttctaaaaacaaaatagcagCTTTATCTTCTCTTAGCTCTCCTGTAATAAACTCTGGTGTAAAAGTGATTATAGAGCAGATTAAAGGTGATTAAGGGTGTTTTCATCATCCCTGTTAGTACAGAAGTACTAACTGGGGACGTTTGaaccagctgctgtggttcactttgacactgcactgtcaaaccaaccaaactctttgaaaaacctgttcatctcctcgcctgtggcggcgctgcaccaacaacctctgaaggaaacaacacaaaaatgtcagaagaaGACTTGAGCGtaacttctttttttgcaaaatgtaaacaaaaatggagtagtgtcagattttagagattgtaggatttctcttttgtctttggcagaAGACCACGAGTCATTACTCTCgatttagttgtatttacccagaatgccctgcgctgtgtccatttcctgcttttggagaggTCTCCGGcctgcttggtgttcacatatgcatttgaactgcTGTAACCGAACACAGACCTCGGTTTTTAGGCTGAccaaagtttgcttttttggtccgcatcagagtttggTTGTGCATTGACActtccccaaacaaactggtATTTCTAGACAAACGAACCAGAGTTCGGTTAAAACAGACTAAACtaggctggtgtgaatgcaccctaagcTTACCTGTGCTTACAACCAAATTTCAGAAGCAAACGGAGCTGAAATGCGTCTACCTGCGCAGCTCTGCATGCAGTCTGTCTGACAGCGCTGCTCGACGCTGGGCCTCAGCATGCAGCTCCTCCACCAGGCCCTCCAGCTGCACCTCggagctttgcagacacaccaACTCTAAGTtgacctgctgcagcagctccacatCCCGACGACTCTCCTCTGCCAGCAGGACCATCCGTTGCTGCAGGACGTCCACCAAGATCTGCAGGAGACACTGAAGGACATGAGTAACACTCATTCCTGCAGCGTATTCAGCAGATTTAATTGAGATTCAGTGGAGACTTTGAGATTTCACTAAAATATCATCACAACTAATTAAACAAGTGGCATAGAAGAACCTTAAAGTCTAACTGAATGGGACACGCCTCAACATGATGTAGAGTTTGTTTAGAATGTTATAGTCACACTTTCCAAAgtaaaagattttgttttttctgcatgaCTTCTTCACAAGAATTTTCTATGTATTTAGTGCAAACTTTGATGCTTTGTAGAATGTTACGGATATTTGAAATAATGAGACCAAAACTGTAAGATTTTACTGCATTAACATCCTAATCTACTgtgataaaatgaaataaaaataaaattcaattatAAAATTCAAAGAAAGATTTATGCTTAAAACAGTGAGAAAATTTCTTTATAAGGAACTTTTAATTAACGTTGTTGCtaatttcattgaaaaaaaaagctgatttcttcagtttcatctttttttgtcatacttATATGTTTTAGATCATAAGATTAACTTTAATATTAGACACAGATAACCTaattaaactcaaaatgaagTTTTCAGATGATCTGTTCACATATTCAAGAAAAAACAGCCACCTTGTTCTGTAATTTTTTACCAGGGATGCCAACAAGTGTGAAGGAGACTAAATATCTCTAAAAATACAGGTAGAGTGaatgaatattttcttcaattaataagtttttcttaaagttcATCTAGACTTTTATTGTAACTTGATCACAAGTTTGGGCTTCAATAAGAGCAAAGACCCCccaaacaaacttaaaaatcaGGGCAATATTTGGTATGAaggtttaaaatgaatgctgcaTCATCTAGAACTTCATGAGTCCACCTGCTGCTGACGGATCCTGCAGATGAGCCGGTCCTGGTTTATCCTGAGCTCAAGGttcagctgctcctgctgcaggaGACGAGAGGTCACAGCTTCCAGTTCATTCTGCAgcttcctctccttctctctggACACCAGAAATTCTCTTTCCAGCACTGCTGCAGccaaagaaagacaaaaccACAGTCAGTTTAACACAGCGAAAGATTCTGCAAGTAAGCAACTTTATTGTTCTTAAAAAGTAGCTCAAGACAAGACAAGGCAAGTTTGTTGCTTTTCAAGGCATTTTACAAAGAGACTGACATTTTATTATGATGAAATGTGAGATGTAGAcgtaaatgtgaaaaaataagacGCTTGATTCAGTGTAATCCACAGTCGCCACATGCTTATTGAGGAAGAGGAATTCCCTGAAAGgttagcaacaacaaaaaaaatgtacaggtaaacatttctaacattcctagaaaatgttcttcatttaaaactgtaatttgttttaaacttcttaATTTGTGTTATCAGATTGTAGTGTGTTGCAAATTTCTGAAAATGGGATCTGGATCTCAGCGGGGGGTTTACCTGCTTAAataaagggggggaaaaaacagcttttcagcTATatatgttttaagtaaataatctctcactattgatgaaaaagtacagaTTATCTCGCttagtgaaaaaaatctacaagTGCTTTtccaccaatattaaggaattattgagttaaaataagctcctattgctgaaaagttacttgtaagtttgtgtgctttatttcaagtgtactaagatatttgcaatagaaactcgactaaaaatacgtggtaagattttgtatttttgcattctACACTTTACATTGAGGAAACTAAGTAGGCAGTTTTCATCTGAAAGTCTTGACCTGCATGACTTACCCTTGTCATGAGCCAGGCGGGTGCATTTGGCGGTCAGGTACTGGATCTGACTGTAGTCCTCGTCCCTCTGGGCTCTGAAAAACCTCTTCATTGCTTGTCTGTCCGTTCCCGACTGCTCCAGATCTAAAACTCTCCCATTCTGATCCTTTCGGGTTGCGAGATGTGGGTGTGCCGCGTGGTCAGGAAGGACACGGTGTGCACATTTCCAGCAATGTTTAACTCCCTCACAGCTCTTAAAAGAAGCTCGTACCTGCAGCGGACGGGTTGCTGCAAACGCTGTGTTTTGTCTCCGTTAATGCTTGAATCACGAGAAAGCCACACCGTCACTTGTTTCAATCCTACAATTATAGACGTGATTCGATGCTACATGCAAATCTGTGGAGAAACTGTTGCCCCGGGCAGAGAAAGGGCTGAAAGAGTCGGGCAAGTTGTGTCTAGCAGCAGGTTTGAAAGCTGCAGCCTCAGGTCAGAGCGTCATGATAtgggatttaacaaaaaaaaactaaacatacactgaaaaaaaatgtaaaaatgtattacagGTAAACATTTGCACCTTCCTGCATATGTCgagatttgtttcttttttcaccattttaGCAGCAGATGTTTTGCTATAATTCAAGCCctgatgtaaatatttcataCCTTACTGCCACTAAAATATGTCTCTGTGACGTGAATCCTTGTTATCTGCAGTCGGGGAGAACATTTCTAGGAATGGTTTAACCTTCTGGCACTTATTCACTTCAACACCGGGTCATTATAGTGAGAAAATGTGgagattttggatttttctgagaaaacacagagaaaatccTGATCAGTCCattgaaaataagttttaaaaaaataatgatatttataatgataaatgttttatttttctatactTTTTTGTAGTCTGTGgacaaaaaataagtttttattcaAGATTAATGGTCGTCATTTGAGGTTATTGTGGATTGCAGGCAGGCTGAATACTGAATCGCatagaaaagtattttttctcaGTAATTAAGAGAAACTCATAAATCATAGATAAATTCTTAAAGTGgttatttatgttcattttgttgatttatggcttaaagataagaa
This genomic interval carries:
- the LOC114139298 gene encoding shootin-1 isoform X2 is translated as MKRFFRAQRDEDYSQIQYLTAKCTRLAHDKVLEREFLVSREKERKLQNELEAVTSRLLQQEQLNLELRINQDRLICRIRQQQCLLQILVDVLQQRMVLLAEESRRDVELLQQVNLELVCLQSSEVQLEGLVEELHAEAQRRAALSDRLHAELRSKLVQLKELQETNDCLTEELKDLRKTHLEEVKELQQENKGSLSKLQETAEQFEWLCQQQKYWMRCVKRFKDCLMEERQTLLHQVSTLEKKVGEQKKSSHDVSSTQSLLRPLEEAERPGSVTSLDADTVTDLGSQVENSNMLYEELIAQAGSPIRRYQEPP
- the LOC114139298 gene encoding shootin-1 isoform X1 — encoded protein: MKRFFRAQRDEDYSQIQYLTAKCTRLAHDKAVLEREFLVSREKERKLQNELEAVTSRLLQQEQLNLELRINQDRLICRIRQQQCLLQILVDVLQQRMVLLAEESRRDVELLQQVNLELVCLQSSEVQLEGLVEELHAEAQRRAALSDRLHAELRSKLVQLKELQETNDCLTEELKDLRKTHLEEVKELQQENKGSLSKLQETAEQFEWLCQQQKYWMRCVKRFKDCLMEERQTLLHQVSTLEKKVGEQKKSSHDVSSTQSLLRPLEEAERPGSVTSLDADTVTDLGSQVENSNMLYEELIAQAGSPIRRYQEPP
- the LOC114139298 gene encoding shootin-1 isoform X3, with translation MKRFFRAQRDEDYSQIQYLTAKCTRLAHDKAVLEREFLVSREKERKLQNELEAVTSRLLQQEQLNLELRINQDRLICRIRQQQILVDVLQQRMVLLAEESRRDVELLQQVNLELVCLQSSEVQLEGLVEELHAEAQRRAALSDRLHAELRSKLVQLKELQETNDCLTEELKDLRKTHLEEVKELQQENKGSLSKLQETAEQFEWLCQQQKYWMRCVKRFKDCLMEERQTLLHQVSTLEKKVGEQKKSSHDVSSTQSLLRPLEEAERPGSVTSLDADTVTDLGSQVENSNMLYEELIAQAGSPIRRYQEPP